From the Spiroplasma chrysopicola DF-1 genome, one window contains:
- a CDS encoding alpha/beta hydrolase, producing the protein MMKKPKILPKLKFNNSKTKQYNNIPGFYKIVPPDQIEEYLAANKIYIKMFYAIQDRRMLLTHSTWWKRGYDLEGYCKKYLVDLTTRLKIKEMMPTPRELAIKWDIHEYDVPGYQDVMLKTITIKSWVKNDNNDKWVVVAHGLNSHKFRSIFFGLIYLRQGYNIIVFDQRNHGQSTGAITTMSNFEKHDLECIVNFVKTLPVIKINEINFHGWSMGTFVIVEYLKMISGKNEPVGWVVLDSTVNRLSELYYYYMNNLKINYYEHYYAIKLYAEQQRGYDPEEINPGENLDLVASIPFLYILNQKDHATPYQMGNQAFYNKKRFEKPALSRKILFNCDHVRGIHYDPVNYLNEINLFITNCSNKKESN; encoded by the coding sequence ATGATGAAAAAACCAAAAATTCTGCCAAAGTTAAAATTTAATAATTCAAAAACAAAACAATATAATAATATTCCAGGGTTTTATAAAATAGTGCCTCCAGATCAAATCGAAGAATATTTAGCAGCAAATAAAATATATATTAAAATGTTTTATGCAATTCAAGATCGTCGAATGTTATTAACTCATAGCACATGGTGAAAACGAGGTTATGATTTAGAAGGGTATTGTAAAAAATATTTGGTTGATTTAACGACACGATTAAAAATTAAAGAAATGATGCCGACACCAAGGGAATTAGCAATAAAATGGGATATCCACGAATATGATGTTCCAGGTTATCAAGATGTGATGTTAAAAACTATTACAATTAAATCCTGAGTTAAAAATGACAATAATGATAAATGGGTTGTTGTTGCACATGGTTTAAATTCCCATAAATTCCGTAGTATTTTCTTTGGTTTGATTTATTTACGCCAGGGTTATAATATTATTGTTTTTGATCAACGTAACCATGGCCAATCAACAGGGGCGATTACTACGATGAGTAATTTTGAAAAACATGATTTAGAATGTATTGTTAATTTTGTAAAAACTTTACCAGTAATAAAAATTAACGAAATTAATTTTCATGGTTGATCAATGGGGACTTTTGTTATTGTTGAATATTTAAAAATGATTAGTGGTAAAAACGAACCAGTTGGCTGGGTGGTATTAGATTCAACAGTTAATCGTTTAAGCGAATTATATTATTACTATATGAATAATTTAAAAATTAATTATTATGAACATTATTATGCGATTAAATTATATGCGGAACAGCAACGTGGTTATGATCCAGAAGAAATTAATCCTGGTGAAAATTTAGATTTAGTGGCATCAATCCCATTTTTATATATTTTAAATCAAAAGGACCACGCAACGCCTTATCAAATGGGCAATCAGGCTTTTTATAATAAAAAAAGATTTGAAAAACCAGCCCTTAGTCGTAAAATCTTATTTAATTGTGATCATGTGCGGGGAATTCACTATGATCCTGTTAATTATTTAAATGAAATTAATTTGTTTATTACAAATTGTAGTAACAAAAAAGAAAGCAACTAA
- the cdd gene encoding cytidine deaminase, whose protein sequence is MANYFEKLVQLKENAYVPYSNFHVSAICLLQDGREVAGVNIENSAYPVGICAERTAISQVYTLGYHKEDIVKLFLYTESQKMSSPCGMCRQFMIETLPLATPVEIYNCHGKQQIVTVADLLPFAFNQASLK, encoded by the coding sequence ATGGCAAATTATTTTGAAAAATTAGTACAGTTAAAAGAAAATGCATATGTTCCTTATTCAAATTTTCATGTAAGTGCAATTTGTTTATTACAAGATGGTCGTGAAGTTGCTGGAGTAAATATTGAAAATAGTGCATACCCAGTTGGGATTTGTGCTGAACGAACAGCAATTTCGCAAGTATATACCTTGGGATATCATAAAGAAGATATTGTTAAATTATTTCTCTATACTGAGAGCCAAAAAATGTCTTCTCCTTGTGGAATGTGTCGTCAGTTTATGATTGAGACTTTGCCCTTGGCAACACCAGTTGAAATATATAATTGTCATGGTAAACAACAAATAGTGACCGTTGCGGATTTATTACCATTTGCCTTTAATCAAGCGAGTTTAAAATAA
- a CDS encoding diacylglycerol kinase family protein, whose protein sequence is MAENRNSNKKKVFFKLRNKFSNAFRGIYTAIKEESSLIIHLIVSVLIIGLGIWLQKEVPNEFGYVQWAILLLTIGIVIGFELINTMVENFVDLLSFEYNIKAKKIKDICAAATLINSILAIAIGLLILLPPLVDVIKIYLKIS, encoded by the coding sequence ATGGCAGAAAATAGAAATTCAAATAAAAAAAAGGTTTTTTTTAAACTTCGGAACAAATTTTCAAATGCTTTTCGAGGGATTTATACTGCAATCAAAGAAGAATCAAGTTTAATTATTCACTTAATTGTTTCAGTTTTAATCATAGGTTTAGGGATTTGATTGCAAAAAGAAGTACCCAATGAGTTTGGTTATGTTCAATGAGCAATTTTATTATTAACAATTGGAATTGTAATTGGGTTTGAATTAATTAATACAATGGTTGAAAATTTTGTTGATTTATTATCCTTTGAATATAATATTAAGGCTAAAAAAATTAAAGATATTTGTGCCGCGGCAACTTTAATTAACTCTATTTTGGCGATTGCGATTGGTCTATTAATCTTGTTGCCCCCCTTAGTAGATGTAATTAAAATTTATTTAAAAATTAGTTAG
- the ybeY gene encoding rRNA maturation RNase YbeY, translated as MVDIFDITNETAIDLEKYLPDFEAIFAHVKTVLDITEPLELSLTFVNPTTQVELNQQYRNKDYVADVLTFPLEDDSTIDFGKILGIRVLGDIFICPQKAIEQAETYQHSLRRELAFLFTHGILHILGYDHIASADEEIMFGLQRKILDDLQITRNLIQ; from the coding sequence ATGGTAGATATCTTTGACATTACTAACGAAACAGCGATTGATCTGGAAAAATATTTGCCTGATTTTGAAGCAATTTTTGCTCATGTTAAAACCGTCTTAGACATTACAGAACCGTTAGAATTATCATTAACGTTTGTTAATCCTACTACACAAGTAGAACTTAATCAACAATATCGTAATAAAGACTATGTTGCTGATGTGTTAACTTTTCCTCTTGAAGATGATAGTACAATAGATTTTGGTAAAATACTTGGGATTAGAGTTTTAGGCGATATTTTTATTTGTCCACAAAAAGCAATTGAACAGGCAGAAACTTATCAACATTCTTTGCGTCGTGAATTAGCTTTTTTATTTACTCATGGAATACTCCATATTTTAGGATATGATCATATTGCTTCAGCTGATGAAGAAATTATGTTTGGTTTACAACGAAAAATTTTAGATGATTTACAAATCACTCGAAATTTAATACAATAG
- a CDS encoding cysteine peptidase family C39 domain-containing protein: protein MIYPFLKQESINDCGFACLGMLIEYYHQQKISLLDLKMQYYHPETALSIFDLGQLANKYQLTLTPYQITSQEFVELKINQPLIVYVKNEDGDFHYIIIYGKKGHKYLMADPSTDKVKWISRDNFLTIFQGIILFTKQANKWVSNRTSFFTLFVFLKPYRKTLCAIFALTLLLNLSLIFSKSFLKVYFDQLTNAVNNDLGIIFITFIIILVFRLFVNYFTTLLNNYLNQQITKKLLGQFISNFNQLSYQEVTKISRSNWIKLQEDLALLATFLGSHLSQLLVTFLMFLISFFILLIMNSTILVIVLIENILSFLMMLVFLHVHKYHYQLYYNQGVKLQNETLALYDSFLSQRGSNLTGYLSYQWEQQLNAFLTKNFKLQQVILGQNLLQNFLSQIISYIIFYFSFNLIFHAVFSIGDLLFYSALAIYMNDFIISNSALIVQKTKFYDAFIRTRSFIFKQAPEESEIISLPTITTFNLVELSYTNDAEMLFKNVNLTFSGHLFLKGRSGIGKTTLLLLLSKMLLTQQGEIRINNNYNLTLLSPTLISTKIYSLVQQQYLFAGTVYDNITNFNQGCNYQIFNYEEIQTIFHRNQIKLTTFINANESSLSKGQIQIINFIKMLGQDRDVYLIDEGLSNVDNVSKKILIQFLLKLKNNKIIIYAGHDLIIEQCFKQIVDLETEFNRNDKR, encoded by the coding sequence ATGATTTATCCTTTTTTAAAACAAGAAAGTATTAATGACTGTGGTTTTGCCTGTTTAGGAATGTTAATTGAATATTATCATCAACAAAAAATTAGTTTATTAGATTTAAAAATGCAATATTATCATCCCGAAACAGCTTTAAGTATTTTTGATTTAGGGCAATTAGCAAATAAGTATCAACTAACTTTAACCCCATATCAAATTACTAGTCAAGAATTTGTTGAATTAAAAATAAACCAGCCCCTTATTGTGTATGTTAAAAATGAGGATGGGGATTTTCATTATATTATTATTTATGGGAAAAAAGGCCATAAATATTTAATGGCCGATCCTAGTACTGATAAAGTTAAATGAATTAGTAGGGATAATTTTTTAACAATTTTTCAGGGCATTATTTTATTTACTAAACAAGCAAATAAATGAGTTTCTAATCGAACATCATTTTTTACGTTGTTTGTTTTTCTAAAACCATATCGTAAAACTCTTTGTGCAATTTTTGCTTTAACTTTGCTCTTAAATTTATCCTTAATTTTTAGTAAAAGCTTTTTAAAAGTTTATTTTGACCAACTTACTAATGCTGTTAATAATGATCTGGGTATTATTTTTATTACGTTTATTATTATTTTAGTCTTTCGGTTATTTGTTAATTACTTTACTACGCTTTTAAACAATTATTTAAATCAACAAATTACCAAAAAACTGCTCGGCCAATTTATTAGTAATTTTAATCAATTATCGTATCAAGAAGTCACTAAAATTAGTCGCAGTAATTGAATAAAGTTACAAGAAGATCTGGCATTGTTAGCAACGTTTCTGGGTAGTCATCTGTCCCAACTATTAGTTACTTTTTTAATGTTTTTAATAAGTTTTTTTATTTTACTAATTATGAACAGCACAATTTTGGTTATTGTTTTAATTGAAAATATTTTATCTTTTTTAATGATGTTAGTATTTTTACATGTCCATAAGTATCATTATCAACTTTATTATAATCAAGGGGTAAAACTACAAAATGAAACCCTTGCCTTATATGATAGTTTTTTGTCTCAACGGGGTAGTAATTTAACAGGATATTTAAGTTATCAATGAGAACAACAATTAAACGCTTTTTTAACTAAAAACTTTAAACTCCAACAAGTTATTTTAGGACAAAATTTACTACAAAACTTTTTAAGTCAAATAATTAGTTATATTATTTTTTATTTTTCCTTTAACTTAATTTTTCATGCGGTTTTTAGTATTGGTGATTTATTATTTTATTCGGCGTTGGCGATTTATATGAATGATTTTATTATTAGTAATTCCGCTTTAATCGTTCAAAAAACAAAATTTTATGATGCTTTTATTCGAACGCGATCTTTTATCTTTAAACAAGCCCCAGAAGAAAGCGAAATTATTAGTTTACCTACTATTACAACTTTTAATTTAGTTGAATTATCTTATACAAATGATGCAGAAATGTTATTTAAAAATGTAAATTTAACTTTTTCTGGTCATCTCTTTCTTAAAGGTCGTAGTGGCATTGGTAAAACAACCTTATTGCTTTTATTAAGTAAAATGTTGTTAACCCAGCAGGGAGAAATTCGAATAAATAATAATTATAATTTGACGTTACTATCCCCAACCTTAATATCAACAAAAATTTATAGTCTTGTGCAGCAGCAATATTTATTTGCTGGAACGGTTTATGATAATATTACTAATTTTAATCAAGGTTGCAATTATCAAATTTTTAATTACGAAGAAATTCAAACAATTTTTCACCGTAATCAAATTAAATTAACAACATTCATTAACGCTAATGAATCTAGTCTTTCTAAAGGGCAAATTCAAATTATTAATTTTATTAAAATGCTAGGACAAGATCGTGATGTTTACTTAATTGATGAAGGGCTAAGCAATGTTGATAATGTTTCAAAAAAGATTTTAATCCAATTCTTACTTAAGTTAAAAAACAATAAAATTATTATTTATGCCGGTCATGATTTAATAATTGAACAATGCTTTAAGCAAATCGTTGATTTAGAAACGGAGTTTAATAGAAATGATAAAAGGTAA
- the mgtA gene encoding magnesium-translocating P-type ATPase, whose protein sequence is MKKVSAKSLNDHDFFLQYQSIANDNEENLLNSLKIPQLGYDDEQANNLLKTKTFAQIRPEKFSFLKEIFLTFINPFNLLLIFILVFQIVNYIMTKFTDSLALASAVIILIMMLLSAIISIVQNYKAFRTSKELQQLVKKTAFIIRNGATKMALINEQNIANLVTKVQKIEAQKIVPGDLIYLSTGDIVPCDVRILYTKNLLVNQSVLNGESTPAYKTILNNSTNKALFDISNFCFMGSSIVGGSAIGVVVNTGAATYLGAINTELQTIKVETNFNIGIKKVTRLIIIMILVMVPLVLVLNGVRTGQWLNAVVFAVSVAVGLTPESLPMIVAANLTKGSKRLAKQKVVIKQLDAVQNLGAIDVLCTDKTGTLTEDEIKLVNYYNVNKINNPQVLKYGYLNSYFQTGMRNQIDNAILDYKRVNYTSDLKDKYQMLDEIPFDFTRRKMSVLLNNVAKQEHTLISKGAVEEILAVCNYLDNDGDILSLDQTQKLKIIEDLLLLNQAGLRVIAIAYKNTTNSAVTIADEQDLVFLGFLCFTDVVKKDVEDTLKLLKKYGVTMKILTGDSPQVTTSVCTQIGLKVDGTLLGEEVDELSPEQLKHAVETTTIFAKLTPLQKAKVIDVLKSNKHKVGYMGDGINDALALRKSDVAISVNNATDIAKEASDIILLEKSLAVLEHGILEGRNIFGNIIKYLKVTIGANFGLMLSLLIASAWLAFSPMAPIQILFQNLLYDFSQVAVVFDKVDPDFSQKPRNWDTKGILSFTFWNGPSVTFISVLNFIVMGIILTSLGTMGQIDYNNPENVNLIYQFQTTMFTEGAVLHILMIFFMRTDKLNLFKNRPPLVLALPLLAIIIFVFALPFLPVVGSWIQLAPPPVIWYAYLAGGVLLFAAISMVIKIIYMKIYKFWL, encoded by the coding sequence ATGAAAAAAGTTAGTGCAAAAAGTTTAAATGATCATGATTTTTTTCTTCAATATCAATCCATTGCTAATGATAATGAAGAAAATTTACTTAATAGTCTAAAAATTCCTCAACTTGGTTATGATGATGAACAAGCAAATAATTTATTAAAAACAAAAACTTTTGCTCAAATCCGCCCAGAAAAATTTAGTTTTTTAAAAGAGATTTTTTTAACTTTTATTAATCCTTTTAATTTATTATTAATTTTTATTTTAGTTTTTCAAATTGTGAATTATATTATGACGAAATTTACTGACTCATTAGCTTTAGCTAGTGCCGTAATTATTCTAATTATGATGTTATTAAGTGCGATAATTTCAATCGTCCAAAACTATAAAGCTTTTCGAACATCAAAAGAATTGCAACAATTAGTTAAAAAAACAGCATTTATAATTCGCAATGGTGCCACAAAAATGGCTTTAATTAATGAACAAAATATTGCTAATTTGGTAACAAAAGTCCAAAAGATTGAAGCGCAAAAAATTGTTCCGGGGGATTTAATTTATTTATCAACAGGAGATATTGTTCCTTGTGATGTGCGGATTTTATATACCAAAAATTTATTAGTAAACCAATCAGTTCTAAATGGTGAATCAACACCCGCTTATAAAACAATTCTAAATAATAGTACAAACAAAGCCTTATTTGATATCTCTAACTTTTGTTTTATGGGTAGCAGTATCGTTGGGGGTAGTGCAATTGGTGTTGTCGTTAATACTGGGGCTGCAACTTATTTAGGGGCAATTAACACGGAATTACAAACAATTAAAGTTGAAACTAATTTTAATATTGGAATCAAAAAAGTTACCCGTTTAATTATTATAATGATTTTAGTGATGGTACCACTAGTATTAGTCTTAAATGGTGTGCGAACAGGGCAGTGGTTAAATGCAGTAGTTTTTGCGGTATCAGTCGCAGTTGGCTTAACGCCCGAATCATTGCCAATGATTGTCGCAGCTAATTTAACTAAAGGAAGTAAACGCTTAGCAAAACAAAAAGTTGTTATTAAGCAATTAGATGCGGTCCAAAATTTAGGGGCAATTGATGTCTTATGTACTGATAAAACTGGAACCCTAACGGAAGATGAAATTAAACTAGTTAATTACTATAATGTTAATAAAATTAATAATCCACAAGTTTTAAAATATGGTTATTTAAATAGTTATTTTCAAACTGGGATGCGTAATCAAATTGATAATGCCATTTTAGATTATAAAAGAGTTAATTATACTAGTGATTTAAAAGATAAGTATCAAATGTTAGATGAAATTCCTTTTGATTTTACTCGTCGTAAAATGTCAGTGTTATTAAATAATGTTGCTAAACAAGAACATACTTTAATTAGTAAAGGAGCGGTCGAAGAAATTTTAGCGGTTTGTAATTATCTTGATAATGATGGTGATATTTTATCGTTAGATCAAACCCAAAAGTTAAAAATAATAGAAGATTTACTATTGTTAAATCAAGCTGGTTTACGAGTAATTGCGATTGCTTATAAAAATACAACAAATTCGGCGGTGACAATTGCTGATGAGCAAGACTTAGTTTTTTTAGGGTTTTTATGTTTTACCGATGTTGTAAAAAAAGATGTTGAAGATACCTTAAAATTATTAAAAAAATATGGGGTGACAATGAAAATCTTAACTGGTGATTCCCCACAAGTAACAACTTCAGTTTGTACGCAAATTGGCTTAAAAGTTGATGGAACATTATTAGGAGAAGAAGTAGATGAATTATCCCCAGAACAATTAAAACATGCTGTTGAAACAACAACAATTTTTGCCAAATTAACCCCTTTACAAAAAGCAAAAGTAATTGATGTTTTAAAAAGTAATAAACATAAAGTTGGTTATATGGGCGATGGAATTAATGATGCGTTAGCGCTGCGAAAAAGTGATGTGGCGATTTCTGTTAATAATGCTACTGATATTGCTAAAGAAGCTTCCGATATTATTTTGTTAGAAAAATCACTGGCAGTTTTAGAACATGGAATTTTAGAAGGTCGTAATATTTTTGGAAATATTATTAAATATTTAAAAGTAACAATTGGGGCAAATTTTGGCTTGATGTTATCATTACTAATTGCTTCAGCTTGATTAGCATTTTCTCCAATGGCGCCAATTCAAATTTTATTTCAAAATTTATTATATGACTTTTCGCAAGTAGCGGTTGTTTTTGATAAAGTTGATCCTGATTTTTCCCAAAAACCGCGGAATTGAGATACGAAAGGGATACTTTCATTTACTTTTTGAAATGGTCCGTCAGTAACTTTTATTAGTGTTTTAAACTTTATTGTGATGGGCATCATTTTAACATCATTAGGAACAATGGGGCAAATTGATTATAATAACCCAGAAAATGTTAATTTAATTTATCAATTTCAAACAACAATGTTTACCGAAGGGGCAGTTTTACATATTTTAATGATATTTTTTATGCGAACAGATAAACTAAATCTATTTAAAAATCGCCCACCATTAGTTTTAGCATTACCGTTATTAGCAATTATCATCTTTGTTTTTGCTTTGCCATTTCTTCCCGTTGTGGGAAGTTGGATTCAATTAGCACCTCCACCAGTAATTTGGTATGCTTATTTAGCTGGTGGCGTCCTCTTATTTGCCGCGATTAGTATGGTTATTAAAATTATTTATATGAAAATTTATAAATTTTGATTATAA
- a CDS encoding ABC transporter ATP-binding protein, whose amino-acid sequence MSTTKAQASTNSHEETLAANTHEKDKKPSKMGFFKLLSIYYKQYWFRWLLLIIFVMLTAGITVALPKLTNIVMTELQTGLLARTSLTDPAMPWMTLIYWAIGFAGSFIVSGIFLYLQNWVGGSISRKIEIDIRLKVLNKLIDLDMNYYHDKKMGDILTRLISDTQILGDQAYQVPQNFLNAFFTFFGAIAIMFTLDNRILQYTIDSSGQIIPQIDENGNYVFKDGTGTVAELSGIILGVSFGILLLTAFCFTFIRRLMYKQRQVVSNVNGDVNDRLNAIRLIKSSGTSQYEKERFTDIHKNYYKVSMQAIRAQSLLIAFVITTLTSMNTIALIVGIVFVNQQKLDPTVMLSISMSINSLIFPIIQVVRLLGNLAQASTSSMRVADIFEQTSKIDVHEDRQGLSDISGNIVFENVYFKYDNDDEKEPYILENFNFKFTQGKSYAFVGETGVGKSTIAKLLLRYYDPSKGTIYVNNDKNLKEINLKSYLDHVGYVEQEPQLLYGTFYDNIGYGAMNVSKADIEVAAKKAELYDFISSLPEGFDTVLGERGFILSGGQKQRLVIARMFLRNPEILILDEATSALDNIVEKEIQVELDKLMKGRTTIVIAHRLSTIKNVDQILVLEKGKGVCQTGTFEELKKVDGRFKKLYEAGLMN is encoded by the coding sequence ATGAGCACAACCAAAGCACAAGCAAGTACTAATAGTCACGAAGAAACTCTTGCTGCTAATACTCATGAAAAAGATAAAAAACCTTCAAAAATGGGTTTTTTTAAATTATTATCAATTTATTATAAGCAATACTGATTTCGATGATTATTGCTAATTATTTTTGTTATGTTAACAGCCGGGATCACTGTGGCGTTGCCAAAACTAACAAATATTGTTATGACTGAATTGCAAACGGGACTTTTGGCGCGAACAAGTTTAACAGATCCAGCAATGCCATGAATGACCTTAATTTATTGAGCAATTGGTTTCGCAGGCTCATTTATTGTGTCAGGAATCTTTTTATATTTACAAAACTGAGTAGGAGGTTCAATTTCACGAAAAATTGAAATTGATATTCGGTTAAAAGTTTTAAATAAGTTAATTGATTTAGATATGAATTATTACCATGATAAAAAAATGGGAGATATTTTAACAAGACTAATTTCTGATACGCAAATTTTAGGAGATCAAGCTTACCAAGTTCCCCAAAACTTTTTAAATGCTTTTTTTACATTTTTTGGTGCAATAGCGATTATGTTTACGTTAGATAACCGAATTTTACAATATACTATCGATAGTAGTGGACAAATAATTCCTCAAATTGATGAAAATGGTAATTATGTTTTTAAAGATGGAACAGGAACAGTTGCTGAATTATCAGGGATTATTCTAGGAGTTTCATTTGGAATTCTCTTGTTAACAGCCTTTTGTTTTACCTTTATTCGTCGTTTAATGTATAAACAACGTCAAGTTGTTTCAAATGTAAATGGGGATGTCAATGATCGTTTAAATGCGATACGTTTAATTAAATCTAGTGGAACTAGTCAATATGAAAAAGAACGTTTTACTGATATTCATAAAAACTACTATAAAGTAAGTATGCAAGCAATTCGAGCCCAGTCATTATTGATTGCCTTTGTTATTACTACTTTAACAAGTATGAATACAATTGCTTTAATTGTTGGGATTGTTTTTGTTAATCAACAAAAATTAGATCCAACCGTAATGTTATCAATTTCGATGAGTATTAACTCGTTAATTTTCCCAATTATTCAAGTTGTTCGTTTACTAGGTAATTTAGCACAAGCTTCAACATCATCAATGCGGGTAGCCGATATTTTTGAACAAACTTCAAAAATTGATGTCCATGAAGATCGCCAAGGTTTAAGTGATATTTCAGGTAATATTGTTTTTGAAAATGTTTATTTTAAATATGACAACGATGATGAAAAAGAACCTTATATTTTAGAGAACTTTAACTTTAAATTTACGCAAGGAAAATCATATGCCTTTGTTGGAGAAACTGGCGTTGGTAAATCAACAATTGCAAAGTTACTATTACGTTATTATGACCCTTCTAAAGGAACTATTTATGTTAATAATGATAAAAATTTAAAAGAAATTAATTTAAAATCATATTTAGACCATGTTGGTTATGTTGAACAAGAACCACAATTATTATATGGGACATTTTATGACAATATTGGTTATGGGGCCATGAATGTTAGCAAAGCTGATATTGAAGTAGCGGCTAAAAAAGCTGAGTTATATGATTTTATCTCATCATTGCCGGAAGGCTTTGATACAGTCTTAGGAGAACGTGGGTTTATTTTATCAGGGGGACAAAAACAACGATTAGTAATTGCCCGAATGTTCTTACGTAATCCTGAAATTTTAATTTTAGATGAAGCAACTAGTGCTTTAGATAATATCGTCGAAAAAGAAATTCAAGTTGAATTAGACAAATTAATGAAAGGACGCACAACAATTGTTATTGCCCATCGTTTAAGTACCATTAAAAATGTTGATCAAATTTTAGTGTTAGAAAAAGGGAAAGGCGTTTGTCAAACTGGAACCTTTGAAGAATTGAAAAAAGTTGATGGCCGCTTCAAAAAACTATATGAAGCGGGTTTAATGAATTAA